The genomic window ATGGGCAGTTCGCCAAGGAGTAACACGACAAAGAAGCATGAACGGGCCTGCAGTTTCAGTCTCTACCAACCTCTGGCATCTATTTTTCCCATCGTCCCGTGTTATACCATGTGCTTCGCGTCCCCGGCTAGTTGCTGTTTTCATctcacatcttttttttctcaatgatTAGCTAGTACTCCGTACTAATAGTACTAAGTAGTAAAGAACTATTCAAATCAAATCATTAGGgtattcccaacccaatgactaggatagtgtccatagcattaaataagttgccacctaggacaaaaactgatgtggcaagtgaataaatgagaaaagagaagaaaaccacgTCTTgtatgagacatggtttctacacaacatccaaaacatcatgtgagataagtagcattaaattaaagtatggaatagtggtgtttgcattggaagagtagttgcactagtttcttgatgatatgGAGTttaaggaaaccatgtcttgtgTTATGAGTTGGGACTGCCCATATGTGGCTCTAGCAGTAGCACGTTTCAGATTTGGaacatttctgaatttttagaaGAAGATAAATGCTTCCGTACTAGAGATCCTATTTTCTTGTGTACTTTTATACACGTTTCGTGCtttgaagaaaaatcaaattcgGGGTTTGCCTCATTAAGGTGAAGTTAGTGCACAGAAAATCAAGAAGTCATtagaatataattaattaaatttagttattataaatttaaaaaatatatttatttgatatttgtagagtaacttttatatagaaagtttttttaatgaaatgtAAAAGCATGCTAACAAAATCCAAGACAATATTTCAATTGACTTTAACATATCTAAGATAATATTTTACAAAGTAGCGAAGAGTTAAACCGAAAaccttaataaaaaaatcaacaactaAAAGTTCCACATATATTCTACATTTTACAATTttaagtaaatatttactaaataTTTATAGAGGTGGtgttttgtaaaactttaaaaCAATAGTAGTTGAGTTATGTGTCACCTTTGGGAGCGTATAGTAGCATTGCGATTCCtaaattattttctttgtgaatagaaaaaaaaatcattgtatCGTTGGGTCGTAAGTTTGCTCAGAATAATTTAGAACAAAACATCTACCGTGTTGAAGCCTATAGCCCTATGCCCCTATAGAGTTCCATGAAAGTATGATTCTTATCATCAGAAACTTTTTGAACGATGGGTCAAATTCTATAGCAGTCCAATCTAAAATTAAAGACTTCTTGCTCTTGATGGGAGTCGTAAACTAAAACTAACTCTCTTCATCAAGGTTATGATACCTAGGATTTTATATAACTTTAACCATGAAATGTGAGGTTTACTGAAATTTTCACTTAATTTTATCTTTACATAATCTCATCCTGATCATGGAAGGCCGCCGTGCTCCGTGCTTCTTCTCCAGGTAAGACGTTCGAGACCAGGGACCCCCGCACCGGCGACGTGATCGCCCGCGTCGCCGAAGGCGACAAGGAGGACGTCGACCTGGCGGTGAAGGCGGCGAGGGAAGCATTCGACCACGGCGAATGGCCTCGCATGTCGGGATCAGTAcggtcatcttcttcttcctctcaatCGTGCAAAAAATGGCTGGAAAGTGACCGATCAATGGCGTATTTGTCAAATGCAGGAGAGAGGGAAGGTCATGGCGAAGTACGCGGAGGTGGTGGAGCGGCACGCGGATGAGCTGGCGGCGCTGGAGAGCCTTGACGCCGGcaagccgctcgccgccgccagggcGGTGGACGTCGGCGAGTGCGTCGGCATCCTGCGCtacttcgccggcgccgccgacaaGATCCACGGCGAGACGCTCAAGATGTCGAGGCAGCTCCAGGGTTACACCCTCCGCGAGCccctcggcgtcgccggccTCATCGTCCCCTGGAACTTCCCGGCCATCATGTTCTTCTCCAAAGTCTCaccggcgctcgccgccggctgcaccgtcgtcgtcaagcccgCCGAGCAGACGCCCCTCAGCGCCCTGTTCCTCGCCCACCTATCAAAGCAagtaagaattttttttttaaaaaaataagcaaGTAAGATTAGTCACACAAACGAGAAATGTGATTAACATtaactaattattaattatagaaaattgacaaataaatttatttatttatttaaagtaccttttatatagaaaattttcatacaAAACATAACATTTTTGGAAAACGCGCTAATGAAAATCGAGAAAGTAGCTAATCCAATCTTCAATTTAGAACAGGAcgcaaaattgaaaaaagaaaaacgatatAGTAGTAGCTCTGTTCTTGCATCAGGCATTTTGTGCTGTGTGATTGCTGGTAGTCTAAAACTCTGAATATCTCTGACCTTTTCGGAATGTGATATTCAGGCAGGAGTACCGGATGGGGTGATCAACGTGGTGACAGGATTCGGCCCAACAGCGGGAGCTGCAATTTCATCTCACATGGATGTTGACGTGGTAAGATATCATACATTCATCTGTCAATTAGCGCATGGACATTGATCGGTTTCttacaactatttttttttttttttgcaggtggCTTTCACGGGATCTACTGAGGTTGGACGGCTTATAATGGAGGCCTCCGCGAAGAGCAACCTGAAGCCGGTGGCACTCGAGCTCGGCGGCAAGTCGCCGTTCATCGTCTTCGACGACGCCGACCTGGACAAGGCCGTCGAGCTCGCCATCGGCGGGAACTTCTTCAACAAGGTGAGCATCCGAATTGGCAGAGCGCCATGCATTGCCGTGATCTTGATTGAATTGACTGATGAGAGCCATAGCCGTGATCTGATCAATCTGCAGGGAGAAGCCTGCGTCGCCGGGAGCCGCGTGTTCGTGCAGGAGGGCATCTACGACCGGTTCGAGCAGAAGCTAGCGGACACCATGAAGAGCTGGGTCGTCGGCGACCCCTTCGATCCTCGCGTCAATCAAGGACCGCAGGTGAGTGAGTCTGAAACTAAATTCCGAAAAATCTGAATCATCATCCATTCCAacgagcattttttttcttgtgagttccaATAATTCAGTGATGATTCAGGCCTGATTAACTATCTGAACCAGAGACTGATCACCGTACTGTGTTGCCCTGCTACTATGTTCATACAGGTGGACAAGGCTCAGTATGAGAGGGTGCTCGGGtacatcgagcaaggcaaggcAGAAGGGGCAACTGTTCTCACGGGAGGGAACCCCTGCGGTAAGAAAGGGTACTACATCGAGCCCACCATTTTCACCAATGTGAaggtaaagataaaaaataaattaaccttTAGAATTTACCACGAACACACCATGTGTCTTCACAGTCTGATCTCTGATGATTCGCTTGCGATTCTGAACGACAGGACGACATGGTCATCGCGAGGGAGGAGATCTTCGGCCCCGTCATGTGCCTGATGAAGTTCAAGTAAACCCAGCTATATATATGGATCGATATCCTCTCTAGTCAAATGCACGGTACCTTTATCACTAACTTGTGGATCTAGGGATCATCGGATCCACATGGAAGTGACAAAGTTACGTGACTTCGATCGCAGAGGATCTGACCATGATATGTCATatcaattcaaaatatttattatcCAAGAAACTACTATAGTGGTAAGAGAGATTAATTTTGGGTGCaggacggtggaggaggcgatcgAGAGGGCGAACGGGACGAGGTACGGGCTGGCGGCGGGGCTGGTGACGAGGGACATCGACGTGGCGAACCGGATGGCGAGGTCGATCCGGGCAGGGGTGGTGTGGGTGAACTGCTACTTCGCCATGGACAGGAGCTGCCCGTTCGGTGGCCGCAAGATGAGCGGGTTCGGCAAGGACGACAGCATGCACGCGCTCGACAAGTTCCTCGCCGTCAAGTCCGTCGTCACCCCCGTCCATGGCTCCCCCTGGTTCTGAGTTCTTTCTGGATCTCGTCGCCGATCGAGTCGGCCATGCGTATGTACACATGTTGGTGTTGTTGGATTTGCTGGGTGGTGGAGTATTTGTAACGGTGGAAGATTATTACAGAGAGTCAATAAGTTTCATTATCCATTATTTTCCTTGTATATGCCAGTTGGTgttctcctcctttttatacTACCTTTGGAAGCCAAAATTCTCCTTTTTACCTTGGAAGTCAAAACTTGCCATACCAAAATATTTGCATTTTAAGCATTAATTTTTGGCAACGCTTAGTTTACTACTACCAATACTGCCAATACCACACAAATATTATTTAGCATAATTTAGCATAGTCATATTTTGTCAatgtagcaaaccaaacatatttttctgcgtaccaaaaagaaaaaaaaaacataactagTCCATAATTTGGCAGAATTAAGTGACAAGGCCTATTGCGAGAGCAGCGATCCACCCGTGGCTGTAATCAACAAACTTTAAGGCTCTATTCAGGAGTAAGGGATAAAAACCTCACTTCCTAGCAcgcaaaacaaaacaacatttaggtattattaattaagtatgttaaaataaatttaaaaaatcgattgattaatatgatttttaaaataacttttatatagaatttttttaaaaaaattatatcgtttagcagtttaaaaatgAGAGATGTTGGTTGGAAAAGTGAAGATAAGAACTCAGCCGTGAAGCCTGTTACAAATATGTAAGCCGAAAAATGCTCTTCTGGAGTTCATCCGTTTCAAGCCGAGAAAAATGAACGAATAAACATTGGTTAATTGAACCCACCGAGTTAGTGACTCGATCAATTTTACGGACCGCCGAAGCTCCGCACAGGTAGCAGCAACCTGAGCTGTCGATGAGACATGAACAGGGAACAAGCTAGGCACCGGACAACAC from Oryza glaberrima chromosome 6, OglaRS2, whole genome shotgun sequence includes these protein-coding regions:
- the LOC127777278 gene encoding aldehyde dehydrogenase 1-like, with amino-acid sequence MASESESNGHHHAGDEARAENSGAGCRHGGDDGGGTPRTTPEIRYTKLFINGRFVDAASGKTFETRDPRTGDVIARVAEGDKEDVDLAVKAAREAFDHGEWPRMSGSERGKVMAKYAEVVERHADELAALESLDAGKPLAAARAVDVGECVGILRYFAGAADKIHGETLKMSRQLQGYTLREPLGVAGLIVPWNFPAIMFFSKVSPALAAGCTVVVKPAEQTPLSALFLAHLSKQAGVPDGVINVVTGFGPTAGAAISSHMDVDVVAFTGSTEVGRLIMEASAKSNLKPVALELGGKSPFIVFDDADLDKAVELAIGGNFFNKGEACVAGSRVFVQEGIYDRFEQKLADTMKSWVVGDPFDPRVNQGPQVDKAQYERVLGYIEQGKAEGATVLTGGNPCGKKGYYIEPTIFTNVKDDMVIAREEIFGPVMCLMKFKTVEEAIERANGTRYGLAAGLVTRDIDVANRMARSIRAGVVWVNCYFAMDRSCPFGGRKMSGFGKDDSMHALDKFLAVKSVVTPVHGSPWF